One region of Zerene cesonia ecotype Mississippi chromosome 15, Zerene_cesonia_1.1, whole genome shotgun sequence genomic DNA includes:
- the LOC119832444 gene encoding Usher syndrome type-1G protein homolog yields the protein MTTDRFHKAAKDGLLEVLREATRKECNNKDESGMTPTLWAAFEGHIEALRLLCGRGGEPDKSDYFGNTALHLAAARGHKECVTFLVNFGANVYAMDVDGHTAQELAAINGREDILRFLDQATGKLENNDKKKAKSFKEKAKKDHEKLQKQYHKRQSKAEVMAEKELKKLTKEWEHNYGEEVSTMPHRPSNVLMALKQKMTRSTSQGNLLDEQPRPTYSALVGTVNSGARGRGAVYKKALATKLKNGTLRKSNANDDFKVGEMEGTGRRSVTSLSGVRRDSEVMYVGTFGAGPQQRGNLAQVFDPEPRKVYRPARRHTLSRIDETVSESRTRSLPPSDFSTRPALRSRSNVSADTSRSVPVCNQSHETSNQLESPQYADPDSSSCGDRPASMTDLPIMVPMDPLTGAYIPYPEYAYYHDDGCRLNRLKWKGKSKTKNNNLFLAFMY from the exons GGCAGCAAAGGACGGTTTACTGGAGGTGTTGCGGGAAGCGACGCGTAAAGAATGTAATAATAAGGACGAGTCGGGAATGACTCCCACACTGTGGGCGGCATTCGAAGGTCACATAGAGGCTTTACGTTTACTCTGCGGACGGGG TGGCGAACCAGATAAGAGCGATTACTTCGGTAATACAGCCCTCCACTTAGCTGCAGCAAGAGGGCATAAAGAATGCGTTACGTTTCTCGTCAACTTTGGTGCTAATGTGTACGCTATGGATGTCGACGGTCACACTGCTCAAGAACTAGCAGCTATAAATGGTAGAGAAGACATCTTGAGGTTCCTTGACCAAGCTACAGGAAAGCTGGAAAATAATGACAA AAAGAAAGCAAAGTCTTTCAAGGAAAAAGCGAAAAAAGACCACGAGAAGTTGCAAAAGCAGTACCACAAGAGGCAGAGTAAAGCGGAGGTGATGGCTGAAAAGGAATTGAAGAAGTTGACGAAGGAATGGGAACACAACTATGGGGAGGAAGTATCCACGATGCCGCACCGACCCAGCAATGTGCTGATGGCTTTGAAACAGAAGATGACACGGTCTACGAGTCAGG gTAATTTATTAGACGAGCAGCCAAGACCCACTTACAGTGCTTTGGTTGGGACTGTGAATTCCGGCGCCCGAGGCAGAGGTGCGGTGTACAAGAAAGCGCTAGCTACCAAGCTTAAGAATGGTACCCTGAGGAAGAGTAATGCTAATGACGATTTTAAG GTCGGTGAAATGGAAGGCACGGGGCGGCGCTCAGTGACGTCACTGAGCGGTGTGCGCCGCGACTCGGAGGTGATGTACGTGGGCACGTTCGGGGCGGGCCCGCAGCAGCGCGGCAACCTCGCGCAGGTGTTCGACCCGGAGCCT AGGAAGGTGTACCGGCCCGCGCGCCGGCACACGCTCTCCCGCATAGACGAGACCGTGTCCGAGTCGCGCACGCGCAGCCTCCCGCCGTCCGACTTCTCGACGCGGCCCGCGCTGCGCTCGCGCTCCAACGTGTCCGCCGACACGAGCCGCAGCGTGCCCGTGTGCAACCAGAGCCACGAGACCTCCAACCAGCTGGAGAGCCCGCAGTACGCGGACCCCGACTCCAGCTCGTGCGGCGACCGGCCCGCCTCCATGACGGACCTGCCCATCATGGTGCCCATGGATCCGCTCACCGGCGCCTACATCCCGTACCCGGAGTACGCGTACTACCACGACGACGGCTGCAGGCTGAACCGCCTCAAGTGGAAGGGCAAGAGCAAAACGAAAAACAACAATCTGTTTCTAGCGTTCATGTATTAG
- the LOC119832445 gene encoding Usher syndrome type-1G protein-like, producing MRDVVAATFANPPAPQFCQYKNASLYVRRSITATLSALPGEDVSIGSAGSLAARHAYQPAEWASTQSGSSTITSDEEGEGDESGYASLERFLTAWGLSQYVQKFKDEQIDLDALMLLTESDLKSLGLPLGPYRKLVTAVQERKQALSHPGPMIDTAI from the exons ATGAGGGACGTAGTGGCGGCGACCTTCGCCAACCCCCCCGCCCCGCAG TTTTGTCAGTATAAAAATGCTTCCTTGTATGTCAGGCGTTCGATAACAGCAACTTTGAGTGCGTTACCTGGTGAGGACGTGTCCATCGGGTCGGCCGGCTCGCTCGCCGCACGCCACGCTTACCAGCCTGCTGAGTGGGCTTCCACACAGTctg GCAGTTCAACAATCACGTCCGACGAAGAAGGCGAAGGTGACGAATCCGGATACGCGTCTCTCGAGCGCTTCCTAACCGCTTGGGGCCTCTCCCAATACGTGCAAAAGTTCAAAGACGAGCAAATAGACTTGGACGCTCTCATGTTGCTCACTGAAAGTGACCTCAAATCCTTGGGCCTGCCTCTAGGGCCGTACAGGAAGCTAGTTACAGCTGTTCAAGAGAGAAAACAGGCGCTGTCGCATCCGGGACCTATGATCGATACAGCTATATGA